One Candidatus Binataceae bacterium genomic window, TGATGGTCTTGCCCGACAGGTTGGGAAGGTCGGCTGCGGTCCACTTGGGATTGGGCATGGAAATTCCTCCGGCGCAGAGAGACAGGCTAGGACCTATGCGAGCGCCTTGGCAGCCTTTTTCCTCATTCGACCGCCGGATACAAGACCAGTTGCGTGCATCGGAACAGGGCAATGGTTTTTCCGCTCTCCTCGGCGATGACCGTCGCATCCCACACCTGGGTAGTACGCCCGCCATGTACCAGCGTCGCCCGGCATTCCACGATTCCCTTGCGGACCGTGCCCAGAAGATTCGCCTTAAGCTCGATGGTGGTATGTCCCGTCGCGCCTTGAGGCAGCGCCTCGACGGTACCCGATCCACAGAGACTGTCCGCAAAGCTCAGCAGCACCGCCGCGTGAATAAACCCATTGGGCGCCAGAAACTCGGGCCGGACCTGAATTCGCCCGATCACGGTGCCGGGCTCCGCGCTGACGACCTCGATCCCGAGCTCGCCGACCCAGCTGTTCTCCTTTAGGCGGTTGTGTT contains:
- a CDS encoding PaaI family thioesterase, which translates into the protein MTTAREHNRLKENSWVGELGIEVVSAEPGTVIGRIQVRPEFLAPNGFIHAAVLLSFADSLCGSGTVEALPQGATGHTTIELKANLLGTVRKGIVECRATLVHGGRTTQVWDATVIAEESGKTIALFRCTQLVLYPAVE